A region from the Cellvibrio sp. PSBB006 genome encodes:
- the purF gene encoding amidophosphoribosyltransferase, with protein sequence MCGIVGIVGKRDVNLQLYDALTILQHRGQDAAGIVTCQDGRLAQQKANGLVQDVFRTRHMQRLVGNMGIGHVRYPTAGSSGPALAQPFYVNSPYGVALAHNGNLTNAAQLSEELFKTDLRHVNTDSDSEVLLNVFAHELQLQGKLTPTADDIFAAVSGVHRRVSGGYAIVSLIARYGLVAFRDPFGIRPLVYGKRETEEGTEYMVASESVALNVLGFELMDDVAPGEAIYITEDGQLHRRQCGENPSLNPCIFEHVYFARPDSIIDGISVYKARLRQGEKLAEKILRERPDHDIDVVIPIPDSSRVAGQALAQKLGVKFREGLVKNRYIGRTFIMPGQQQRKKSVRQKLNPIDLEFKGKNVLLVDDSIVRGTTCQQIIQMSRDAGAKKVYFASASPAVIYPNVYGIDMPTASELIAHGRTHEEVCREIGADWLIYQDLEDLIAASSEGNSRVTNFDCSVFTGEYITGKVTQEYLDMLAAVRNDNAKTKTGKKTFKPEDTVIGLHNGVANS encoded by the coding sequence ATGTGCGGCATTGTTGGTATTGTGGGTAAACGCGATGTGAATTTGCAGTTATACGACGCGTTAACCATATTGCAACACAGGGGGCAGGATGCCGCAGGGATTGTGACTTGTCAGGACGGTAGACTGGCGCAACAAAAAGCAAATGGTTTGGTGCAGGATGTGTTCAGGACGCGTCACATGCAACGGCTGGTGGGTAACATGGGGATTGGCCACGTCCGTTATCCTACCGCAGGCAGCTCCGGCCCGGCTCTTGCTCAGCCTTTCTATGTAAACTCACCCTATGGCGTTGCCCTGGCTCACAACGGCAACCTCACCAATGCGGCTCAACTGAGTGAAGAATTATTCAAGACCGATTTACGCCATGTGAATACCGACTCAGATTCTGAAGTTCTCTTGAACGTGTTTGCACACGAACTGCAATTGCAAGGAAAATTAACGCCCACCGCTGATGATATTTTTGCCGCTGTGTCTGGCGTACACCGTCGCGTCAGTGGCGGCTACGCAATAGTTTCCTTGATTGCGCGTTATGGTCTGGTCGCTTTCCGCGATCCCTTTGGAATCCGCCCTCTCGTATACGGCAAGCGTGAAACAGAAGAGGGCACAGAATATATGGTGGCTTCGGAAAGCGTCGCACTTAACGTATTGGGCTTTGAGTTGATGGATGATGTTGCTCCGGGTGAGGCCATCTATATCACTGAGGACGGGCAACTGCATCGTCGCCAATGCGGAGAAAACCCCAGTTTAAATCCCTGTATTTTTGAGCATGTTTATTTTGCTCGACCCGATTCCATCATTGATGGTATTTCGGTCTATAAGGCCCGCTTGCGTCAGGGTGAAAAACTGGCGGAGAAAATACTGCGCGAGCGTCCCGATCACGACATTGATGTTGTGATCCCGATTCCTGACAGCAGCCGCGTGGCGGGCCAGGCATTGGCGCAAAAACTGGGTGTAAAATTCCGCGAAGGCCTGGTGAAGAACCGTTACATCGGCCGCACATTCATTATGCCGGGCCAACAGCAGCGTAAAAAATCTGTGCGTCAGAAATTGAATCCTATTGACCTCGAATTTAAAGGAAAAAATGTGTTGCTGGTGGATGACTCCATCGTGCGCGGTACAACCTGTCAGCAAATTATTCAAATGTCGCGCGACGCTGGTGCCAAGAAAGTTTATTTTGCTTCCGCTTCACCAGCGGTCATCTATCCGAATGTGTATGGCATCGACATGCCTACGGCTTCCGAATTGATTGCACACGGTCGCACCCATGAAGAGGTGTGTCGCGAAATCGGGGCTGACTGGTTGATTTACCAGGATCTGGAAGATTTGATTGCCGCGTCTTCGGAAGGTAACAGCCGTGTCACCAATTTTGATTGCTCAGTGTTTACCGGCGAGTACATTACCGGAAAGGTTACGCAGGAATATCTCGATATGTTGGCGGCAGTACGCAATGACAATGCCAAAACCAAAACCGGTAAAAAAACTTTCAAGCCGGAAGATACTGTCATCGGTTTGCACAATGGTGTAGCCAATAGTTAG
- a CDS encoding DUF58 domain-containing protein, with the protein MDTKHSLVNSLRNKFWQWVARRAPKAPAVTLQHKSIYVFPGRQGLLFIFVLGLMWLLGTNYENNLILAAAFLLMSMMIVSVVHAFRNLAGLRFTAIGSQPVFAGDYVRFDVLLEAAPRTDHENIQLSLDENVSIAVDVPKAGEQRLNLSAKTHRRGWFEPGRLSVKSHYPLGLIRAWSWIQLDAKALVYPAPLASAAPPMKPANSQQGDYLSRENSEDFQGFQRYQAGAPLAHVAWKQFARGAGLHLKDYVGYQNQQVWLDWDGLPGLDTETRLSQLCYWALELAKTHTEFGLRLPDTTIELGVGSAHQDRVLRALALFEVDDPDAGGRGYA; encoded by the coding sequence ATGGACACCAAGCATTCTTTGGTTAATTCGCTGCGCAACAAGTTTTGGCAATGGGTGGCGCGGCGTGCACCCAAGGCACCTGCTGTAACCCTGCAACACAAATCCATTTATGTCTTTCCTGGCCGCCAAGGCTTGCTGTTTATCTTTGTGTTGGGATTGATGTGGCTATTGGGTACCAACTACGAAAATAATCTTATCCTGGCGGCAGCATTTCTATTGATGAGCATGATGATTGTCTCAGTGGTTCATGCATTTCGTAATTTGGCTGGACTGCGTTTTACGGCTATCGGTAGCCAGCCAGTGTTTGCCGGTGATTACGTGCGTTTTGATGTTTTACTGGAGGCAGCTCCGCGCACCGATCATGAAAACATCCAACTCAGCCTCGACGAGAATGTCTCCATCGCTGTGGATGTTCCCAAGGCTGGAGAGCAGCGGCTAAACCTCTCTGCTAAAACCCACCGGCGTGGCTGGTTTGAACCTGGGCGCTTGTCGGTTAAGAGCCATTATCCCCTGGGGCTGATCCGTGCCTGGTCATGGATTCAACTGGATGCTAAAGCGCTGGTGTATCCTGCGCCTCTGGCTTCTGCCGCACCGCCCATGAAGCCGGCTAATTCGCAACAGGGTGATTATCTGTCCAGAGAAAACAGTGAAGACTTTCAGGGTTTTCAGCGTTATCAGGCGGGCGCGCCTTTAGCTCATGTGGCCTGGAAACAATTTGCGCGCGGCGCCGGCTTACACCTGAAAGATTATGTGGGTTATCAAAATCAACAAGTCTGGTTGGATTGGGATGGTTTGCCGGGGTTGGACACGGAAACCCGTTTGTCGCAACTGTGTTATTGGGCCCTGGAACTGGCAAAGACCCACACCGAATTCGGCCTGCGTTTGCCCGATACGACGATTGAGTTGGGCGTAGGAAGTGCACATCAGGATCGGGTTCTGCGCGCACTGGCGTTGTTCGAAGTTGATGATCCGGATGCGGGAGGTCGAGGCTATGCGTGA
- a CDS encoding DUF3488 and transglutaminase-like domain-containing protein produces MREADQIPRNSLAWLLLAQAVILAPHVVHVPLWIWGVWLFVVFWRWQIFRGAWGFPGWAVKLVLVASSSAGIYLVYRGSFGVQTMVGLLIVGFILKLIEMRKRGDLLLLCHLGYFVIATQFLFFSNVFAALYGLLSLTVLSATLLASHQSLDQHRFWRTLRLTGMLVLQAIPLMLLLFLIAPRVGPLWAVPVNSSAAKTGMSDTMSPGDISQLSRSAELVFRATFDGDVPPQSELYWRGLVFSHFDGRRWSQSNAQISRANINWQEQERADWRDELRYEGREYRYQVIIEPTQQPWLLSLTAPQQWDSEAGLTQELNLQRKRPITQRIQYRITSSLAFSYQADQLEDWQRRQALQLPGGSNPRTREIAEQWQREAGSAEALIERLLQHYNASFRYTLQPPILGQESVDEFLWQTQKGFCEHFASSFVFFMRAAGIPARVVVGYQGGEYNPLENYYAVRQREAHAWSEVWLPGRGWVRIDPTAAVAPERIEQGVDFSLEEEDIQLLDNSFVSGISLLNTLRLRWEGFNYLWSRWVLGYNAETQGAFLERLLGGMDIWRIALFVLVAGALIIGAIMLFLLWGQRKRYHYPADRYYQRFCNKLARSGFSRQPGEAPRDFAQRVSQQRPDLSTPLYTITELYEWASYAGNQAALVDLKRAVTRFVVRPGLSS; encoded by the coding sequence ATGCGTGAAGCTGACCAGATACCGCGCAACAGCCTTGCCTGGTTGTTACTGGCCCAGGCCGTCATCCTCGCACCCCATGTGGTGCATGTTCCCTTGTGGATTTGGGGTGTGTGGTTGTTTGTGGTGTTCTGGCGCTGGCAGATCTTTCGTGGCGCCTGGGGGTTTCCCGGTTGGGCGGTAAAACTGGTGTTGGTGGCCAGCAGCAGTGCAGGTATATATCTTGTCTACCGTGGCAGCTTCGGGGTGCAGACCATGGTCGGGCTGCTGATCGTAGGATTTATTCTGAAGCTTATCGAAATGCGCAAACGCGGTGATTTATTGCTCCTGTGTCACCTGGGCTACTTTGTCATCGCCACCCAGTTTCTGTTCTTTTCCAATGTCTTTGCCGCGCTTTATGGGCTGCTTTCCCTGACGGTACTTTCCGCTACTTTGCTTGCTTCACATCAATCCCTGGACCAACACCGCTTTTGGCGCACATTGCGTTTGACCGGCATGCTGGTTTTGCAGGCAATACCCTTAATGCTGTTGTTGTTTTTAATTGCTCCGCGGGTTGGTCCTTTGTGGGCAGTGCCCGTGAATTCGAGTGCTGCTAAAACCGGCATGAGCGATACCATGTCTCCTGGTGATATCAGCCAGCTCAGCCGCTCGGCTGAATTGGTATTCCGTGCGACCTTTGATGGTGATGTGCCACCCCAGTCCGAGCTGTATTGGCGAGGACTGGTATTCTCCCATTTCGACGGGCGCCGCTGGTCGCAGTCGAACGCTCAGATATCCCGCGCCAACATTAACTGGCAGGAACAGGAGCGGGCTGATTGGCGCGATGAGCTGCGGTATGAGGGGAGAGAGTATCGTTATCAAGTCATTATCGAGCCAACACAGCAACCCTGGTTGCTTTCCTTGACGGCACCTCAGCAATGGGACAGTGAGGCGGGATTAACCCAAGAACTAAACCTGCAACGCAAAAGGCCTATTACCCAACGTATCCAGTATCGCATCACATCGTCTTTGGCTTTCAGCTACCAAGCGGATCAATTGGAGGATTGGCAACGACGGCAAGCGCTGCAATTACCTGGTGGTAGTAACCCGCGTACCCGGGAAATTGCCGAACAATGGCAACGGGAGGCAGGTTCGGCGGAAGCTCTGATTGAGCGGTTACTACAGCATTACAATGCCAGCTTTCGTTATACCCTTCAGCCTCCCATCCTTGGCCAGGAAAGTGTGGATGAGTTTCTTTGGCAGACTCAGAAGGGTTTTTGCGAACACTTTGCCAGTAGTTTTGTATTCTTTATGCGCGCCGCCGGTATACCCGCTCGAGTTGTCGTGGGGTACCAAGGCGGTGAATACAATCCCCTGGAGAATTATTACGCCGTGCGTCAGCGTGAGGCGCATGCCTGGAGCGAGGTATGGTTGCCGGGACGCGGCTGGGTCAGGATTGATCCGACGGCAGCCGTGGCGCCTGAACGCATAGAGCAGGGGGTAGATTTTTCATTAGAGGAAGAAGATATCCAACTACTCGACAATTCCTTCGTGAGCGGGATTTCGCTACTCAATACCCTGCGCTTGCGGTGGGAGGGTTTTAATTATCTCTGGAGCCGCTGGGTTCTGGGATACAACGCTGAAACACAGGGCGCATTCCTTGAGCGCTTGCTCGGTGGTATGGATATCTGGCGCATTGCGTTGTTTGTTTTGGTGGCGGGTGCACTGATCATCGGTGCCATTATGCTGTTTCTGTTGTGGGGGCAGCGCAAGCGGTACCATTATCCAGCAGATCGTTACTATCAACGCTTTTGTAATAAGTTGGCCCGTTCCGGGTTCTCCCGGCAGCCGGGCGAAGCACCGCGAGATTTTGCGCAGCGGGTGTCGCAGCAGCGACCAGATTTATCGACACCTTTGTATACCATCACCGAACTTTACGAATGGGCCAGCTATGCGGGCAATCAAGCTGCATTGGTTGATCTTAAGCGTGCCGTTACACGTTTTGTGGTTCGACCCGGCCTTTCCTCCTGA
- a CDS encoding CvpA family protein, which translates to MNWADWTIVVILVLSSLISIKRGFVKEALSLATWVLAVIIALFFSERLAVLLTDSITTPSVREVVAFAILFIATLLVGAMVNYLIGELVRITGLSGTDRTLGMVFGLARGFIIVMALLIFLPSLIPVEEDGWWHESRLIPYFLSFEDWARSAATDVSQMFSGLFGK; encoded by the coding sequence ATGAATTGGGCAGATTGGACCATTGTCGTTATCTTGGTTCTATCCAGTTTGATCAGTATCAAGCGGGGTTTCGTCAAGGAAGCCCTTTCTCTCGCCACCTGGGTTCTGGCAGTCATTATTGCGCTATTCTTCAGCGAACGTCTGGCTGTCCTGTTAACGGATTCAATTACTACTCCCTCAGTCCGCGAGGTTGTCGCGTTTGCCATTTTATTTATTGCGACTTTATTGGTCGGTGCAATGGTGAATTATCTGATTGGAGAGTTGGTGCGGATTACCGGTCTATCCGGCACCGACCGCACTTTAGGCATGGTGTTCGGTTTGGCCCGTGGTTTTATTATCGTGATGGCATTACTGATTTTCTTGCCCTCATTGATTCCCGTTGAAGAAGATGGCTGGTGGCACGAATCACGATTGATTCCCTATTTTTTATCATTTGAAGACTGGGCTCGCTCTGCGGCCACAGACGTCTCGCAAATGTTTTCAGGTTTGTTCGGCAAGTAG
- a CDS encoding ammonium transporter: MKNVARALFSFSTLAAILMAAPAAWALDGVDGANTAWILTATALVLFMTLPGLSLFYGGLVRVRNVLSVLMQCFAIACLMSLLWMIAGYSLSFGDGNAYIGDFSKVFLASVGEDALWGDIPESLFATFQMTFAIITPALIVGAFAERMKFSSMLLFSALWLFAVYVPVCHWVWSGNGWLFNMGLLDFAGGTVVHITAGVAALVAALVMGNRSGFPTTPMPPHNMTMTVTGAGMLWVGWFGFNAGSALAANGNATMAMLVTHISAAAGSLAWMTIEWIKFRKPSVLGIVTGMVAGLGTITPASGYVGPGGALIIGLCAGVVCFFMTQLIKRVWKIDDSLDVFPVHGVGGVLGTILAGIFASTELGVFSGQGFAEGINSIGEQLGVQFIGVIVTFVYTAVVTYILLKITGVLTAGLRVTKEEEMVGLDISLHEEDGYKL, from the coding sequence ATGAAAAACGTCGCCCGTGCGCTTTTCTCTTTCTCAACCCTCGCCGCCATCCTCATGGCTGCTCCCGCCGCCTGGGCTCTGGACGGCGTTGACGGGGCCAACACGGCCTGGATACTCACTGCCACCGCTCTGGTGTTATTCATGACCTTGCCCGGCCTGTCATTGTTTTACGGTGGTCTGGTGCGGGTCAGAAACGTGTTATCTGTATTAATGCAATGTTTTGCCATCGCCTGCTTGATGTCGTTGTTGTGGATGATTGCCGGCTATAGCCTCAGTTTCGGTGATGGCAACGCTTATATCGGTGACTTCAGCAAAGTATTTCTGGCTTCGGTCGGTGAGGATGCCTTGTGGGGCGACATTCCCGAGAGTCTATTCGCCACCTTTCAAATGACCTTTGCCATTATTACGCCGGCATTGATCGTGGGCGCCTTTGCCGAGCGCATGAAGTTTTCTTCCATGTTGCTGTTTTCCGCGCTCTGGTTATTCGCCGTGTATGTACCGGTATGCCATTGGGTGTGGAGCGGTAATGGCTGGCTATTCAATATGGGGCTGCTGGATTTTGCCGGTGGTACGGTGGTGCATATTACTGCTGGTGTCGCCGCCCTGGTGGCAGCGCTGGTTATGGGTAATCGCAGCGGCTTTCCGACGACGCCCATGCCACCGCATAACATGACCATGACCGTCACTGGCGCAGGCATGCTCTGGGTCGGTTGGTTTGGTTTTAACGCGGGCAGTGCACTGGCAGCGAATGGCAATGCCACCATGGCGATGCTGGTCACACATATCTCCGCAGCGGCCGGCTCCCTGGCCTGGATGACCATCGAATGGATCAAATTCCGTAAGCCCAGCGTCCTGGGTATTGTGACCGGCATGGTCGCTGGTTTGGGAACCATCACCCCGGCCTCGGGTTATGTTGGCCCGGGCGGTGCTTTGATTATCGGTTTGTGTGCCGGTGTGGTGTGTTTCTTTATGACGCAATTGATCAAGCGTGTGTGGAAGATCGACGATTCGCTCGATGTGTTTCCAGTCCACGGTGTCGGCGGTGTTCTGGGGACTATCCTGGCTGGCATATTTGCTTCTACCGAACTGGGTGTATTCAGCGGCCAAGGTTTTGCGGAAGGAATTAACAGCATCGGTGAACAATTGGGCGTTCAGTTTATCGGCGTGATCGTCACTTTTGTTTATACCGCTGTGGTCACCTATATTTTGCTGAAGATCACGGGTGTATTGACCGCTGGTTTACGAGTAACCAAAGAAGAAGAGATGGTGGGGCTCGATATCAGCTTGCACGAAGAGGATGGTTATAAGCTTTAA
- a CDS encoding RNA methyltransferase, whose translation MNKTDSETYRDKKRFFENLLTVYGRKPVLEALQDPAVGIYRLHLADSNKSADILDDIIAIAQEKGAEIVYHSRAALSRISKNAKQDQGVAADLELRGYKTYEAFIKESPSTSFTLLALDGVNNPQNLGMIIRSACAGNINGILLPQKGSAQIDPLVIKASAGTLFRAPILRCNSLASALKDFQQRGVDICCLSSHASETLKDFHPKSACIYVLGNETEGVSQEVEKLCNQRVRIPMNNGVESLNVAVTAALIAFR comes from the coding sequence ATGAACAAAACCGATAGCGAAACCTACCGCGACAAAAAACGTTTTTTTGAAAATCTGCTCACCGTATACGGCCGCAAGCCTGTGCTTGAAGCCTTACAAGACCCAGCGGTAGGCATTTATCGTCTGCATTTGGCAGACAGCAATAAGTCGGCAGATATTCTTGATGACATCATCGCTATAGCGCAGGAAAAAGGCGCTGAGATTGTTTATCACTCGCGCGCAGCGCTATCGCGTATATCCAAAAATGCGAAACAGGATCAGGGCGTAGCAGCTGATCTGGAACTGCGCGGCTACAAAACCTACGAAGCATTTATCAAGGAAAGCCCATCAACGTCTTTCACCTTACTGGCACTGGACGGCGTCAATAACCCGCAGAATCTGGGCATGATTATCCGCTCAGCCTGCGCGGGAAATATCAATGGCATTTTATTGCCACAAAAAGGCAGTGCGCAGATTGACCCACTGGTCATCAAAGCCAGTGCCGGCACCTTGTTTCGTGCGCCGATATTGCGTTGTAATAGCCTGGCAAGTGCGCTCAAGGATTTTCAACAACGCGGCGTGGATATCTGTTGCCTCTCATCCCATGCGTCTGAGACCCTGAAAGACTTTCACCCGAAGAGCGCGTGTATTTATGTATTAGGCAATGAGACTGAAGGTGTATCGCAAGAGGTTGAAAAACTCTGCAACCAGCGCGTGCGCATTCCGATGAATAACGGCGTGGAATCCCTGAATGTTGCCGTGACGGCAGCATTGATTGCTTTTCGCTAA
- a CDS encoding MoxR family ATPase, with translation MRDFIEVIVSEVGRVLLGKEDKIKLALTCLLSDGHLLIEDLPGMGKTSLSQALAKVLGLSHQRIQFTSDMLPADILGVSVFDPKEGQFTFHPGPVFTQVLLADEINRTTPKTQSALLEAMEEGQVTIEGETRVLPKPFFVIATQNPQSQMGTYPLPESQLDRFLMRISLGYPDATAEKQLFLGGDPRQHLKDLKVCITPAQLQDIKQATQKIKTSDNLLDYLQRLIHYTRVSADFSYGLSPRGAMALLRAAKTWAFMHGRAYVIPEDIQALLPAVVTHRIAPASSARDQGEHTLVIKLLNTIDVVAS, from the coding sequence ATGCGGGATTTTATAGAAGTTATTGTTTCTGAAGTTGGTCGCGTATTGCTTGGCAAGGAAGATAAAATCAAACTCGCCTTAACCTGTTTGTTGTCCGACGGCCATTTATTGATTGAAGACCTGCCGGGGATGGGTAAGACCAGTCTGTCCCAGGCTCTTGCCAAAGTCCTCGGCCTTTCCCACCAACGTATTCAATTCACCAGTGATATGTTGCCCGCCGATATTCTCGGTGTTTCTGTTTTTGATCCCAAAGAAGGCCAATTTACTTTTCATCCTGGTCCAGTATTTACCCAGGTATTGCTGGCCGATGAGATTAATCGTACGACGCCAAAAACTCAAAGCGCGCTGCTGGAAGCGATGGAAGAAGGGCAGGTGACTATCGAAGGGGAAACCCGTGTCTTGCCCAAACCTTTCTTTGTTATTGCTACCCAAAACCCGCAATCCCAAATGGGCACTTATCCTTTGCCGGAGTCGCAATTGGATCGTTTCCTCATGCGTATCAGTTTGGGGTATCCGGATGCGACGGCGGAAAAACAATTATTTCTGGGCGGCGATCCGCGACAACATTTAAAAGATTTAAAAGTATGTATCACTCCGGCGCAGTTGCAGGACATCAAGCAAGCCACGCAGAAAATTAAAACCTCGGATAACCTGCTTGATTATCTTCAGCGCCTGATTCATTACACTCGTGTATCCGCGGATTTTTCTTACGGACTTTCACCGCGTGGCGCCATGGCATTGTTGCGCGCGGCGAAAACCTGGGCATTTATGCATGGTCGTGCTTATGTGATTCCCGAAGATATTCAGGCGCTGCTGCCGGCGGTGGTTACGCATCGCATTGCGCCGGCGTCTTCTGCTCGGGATCAGGGAGAACACACATTGGTTATCAAATTGCTCAATACCATTGATGTCGTTGCCAGTTAA
- a CDS encoding pyridoxine 5'-phosphate synthase, translating to MSRTALSVNLNKIALIRNSRPGNYPDLVSHAEICLAAGADGLTVHPRPDQRHIRPGDVYVLSELVRDKGTIEFNIEGNPYAESMGSFPGFIKLVRDTRPHQCTLVPDNNDQLTSDHGFDLHRSGAQLRPLIRELQDIGVRVSLFMDPDIDQISLAKDIGADRIELYTGPYAEAFKHQDAEFDVLFKRYFDAAVHAQKIGIGLNAGHDLNLQNLPMFRMVPDLLEVSIGHALTVDAIAMGLDKAVRAYKTLCEDV from the coding sequence ATGAGCCGCACAGCATTAAGCGTTAACCTGAATAAGATTGCCTTAATTCGTAACTCTCGTCCGGGCAATTACCCCGACCTGGTGAGTCATGCCGAGATCTGTCTCGCCGCTGGTGCTGACGGCCTGACGGTTCACCCGCGCCCGGACCAACGACACATTCGTCCCGGCGATGTCTATGTGTTGTCAGAACTGGTACGCGACAAAGGCACCATCGAATTTAATATCGAAGGTAATCCTTACGCGGAATCGATGGGAAGCTTTCCTGGCTTTATTAAATTGGTGCGTGATACGCGACCACACCAATGCACGCTGGTACCCGATAACAATGATCAATTAACTTCAGATCACGGTTTTGATTTGCATAGGTCCGGCGCGCAATTGCGCCCTTTGATCCGGGAATTGCAGGACATCGGGGTACGTGTCAGCCTGTTTATGGACCCGGACATCGACCAAATCAGTTTGGCCAAGGATATAGGTGCAGACCGTATCGAGTTGTACACCGGCCCTTATGCCGAAGCATTCAAGCATCAAGATGCTGAATTCGACGTGCTTTTCAAACGCTATTTTGATGCCGCTGTTCACGCACAAAAAATCGGTATCGGCCTGAATGCCGGACATGACCTGAATCTGCAAAACCTGCCCATGTTTCGAATGGTCCCTGACTTGCTGGAAGTGTCTATCGGCCACGCATTAACTGTCGACGCCATCGCGATGGGATTGGACAAAGCCGTGCGTGCCTACAAAACATTATGTGAGGACGTATAA
- a CDS encoding CBS domain-containing protein, which yields MPSILVKDYMQHNAHAILVSANVEQVVDHLLTNNLTGAPVIDANRQVVGFVSEQDCIKEMLNSAFFCDEPPPVTSIMRKDVLTVTPDTSILEIAETMLLNKPKNYPVVVNGKLVGLINRRLILHALMHNDEARYVRY from the coding sequence ATGCCATCCATTCTTGTCAAAGATTATATGCAGCATAATGCGCACGCCATTCTCGTCTCCGCCAATGTAGAACAAGTCGTTGATCACCTGCTCACCAACAACCTCACCGGCGCGCCGGTTATTGATGCAAACCGGCAAGTTGTTGGCTTCGTGTCAGAACAGGATTGCATAAAGGAGATGCTTAATAGCGCGTTTTTCTGTGATGAGCCGCCCCCCGTCACCAGCATCATGCGCAAGGATGTTCTGACCGTCACACCGGACACGTCAATTCTTGAAATAGCTGAAACCATGTTGTTGAACAAACCTAAAAACTACCCGGTGGTAGTCAATGGCAAACTGGTGGGTCTTATCAATCGACGATTAATTTTGCACGCGTTAATGCACAACGATGAAGCGCGCTATGTGCGGTATTGA
- a CDS encoding O-succinylhomoserine sulfhydrylase: protein MDEFDNYLDHAALDTLAVRAGQVRTQEGEHSEALFLTSSYVFGSASEAAQRFSGEQPGNVYSRYTNPTVRNFEQRIAALEGAEAAVGTSSGMAAILSTCIALLQSGDHIVCSRSVFGTTTVLLSKYLQKFGVTTTFVNPVDYTAWQAAFTPKTKLVFVETPSNPLCDVIDIQRLADITHQHDALLVVDNCFCTPALQRPLEFGADLIVHSATKYIDGQGRCLGGVVAGPKKWVDEVLGFIRSAGPTMSPFNAWVFLKGLETLRLRMEAHSRNALALAQWLDAQPQVEKVFYAGLPSHNGYELATKQQSAYGGVLSFRVKGDREAAWKVIDATRIMSLTANLGDTKTTIVHPATTTHGRLSPEQKAEAGITENLIRVAVGLEDIADLQADLARGLASL, encoded by the coding sequence ATGGATGAGTTTGACAATTATCTGGATCATGCAGCGCTGGATACCTTGGCAGTCCGCGCCGGTCAGGTGCGCACTCAAGAAGGCGAACACAGCGAAGCCTTGTTTCTCACATCAAGTTACGTTTTCGGTAGCGCAAGTGAAGCTGCTCAACGTTTTTCCGGCGAGCAGCCCGGCAATGTGTATTCACGCTACACCAATCCGACGGTAAGAAACTTTGAACAGCGTATTGCTGCACTGGAAGGAGCGGAAGCTGCTGTAGGTACATCGTCAGGTATGGCGGCAATTTTGAGCACCTGTATTGCGTTGCTGCAATCCGGCGATCACATTGTCTGTTCTCGCAGTGTATTCGGTACGACAACGGTATTGCTAAGTAAATATTTGCAAAAATTCGGTGTCACGACCACTTTCGTAAATCCTGTTGACTACACTGCATGGCAAGCTGCTTTCACCCCCAAAACCAAATTGGTTTTTGTTGAAACGCCGTCTAATCCATTGTGTGATGTGATCGATATCCAGCGTCTTGCTGATATAACCCATCAGCATGATGCGTTACTGGTCGTGGATAATTGTTTTTGTACGCCGGCGTTGCAGCGCCCGCTGGAATTCGGAGCAGATTTAATCGTTCATTCCGCCACCAAATATATTGATGGCCAGGGGCGGTGTCTCGGCGGTGTAGTGGCAGGCCCAAAAAAATGGGTTGATGAGGTGCTCGGTTTTATTCGCAGTGCCGGGCCGACCATGAGCCCATTCAATGCCTGGGTATTTCTTAAGGGCTTGGAAACCTTGCGCTTGCGGATGGAAGCACATTCGCGCAATGCATTGGCACTGGCGCAATGGTTGGATGCGCAGCCGCAGGTTGAAAAAGTTTTTTATGCGGGACTGCCTTCACACAATGGCTACGAACTTGCCACCAAGCAGCAGTCTGCTTACGGTGGTGTGCTATCGTTTCGAGTGAAAGGTGATCGCGAAGCAGCGTGGAAGGTCATTGATGCAACACGCATTATGTCATTGACGGCCAACCTGGGTGATACCAAAACGACGATAGTGCATCCGGCCACCACAACCCATGGGCGCTTGAGTCCCGAGCAAAAAGCGGAAGCAGGTATCACGGAAAATTTAATCCGTGTTGCCGTTGGCCTCGAAGATATTGCTGATTTACAGGCGGATCTCGCGCGAGGGTTGGCTTCCTTGTAA